The Cinclus cinclus chromosome 5, bCinCin1.1, whole genome shotgun sequence genome segment GTCAGAGTTAAGGTCATGCAACTGTAGTTTGCAATCTCCTCTGCTGAACAATATCTGTTGTAATGGATCTGCTGATGATTTAATTCAAATAAAGGCCtttgttcctttcttcccttGCATTGTCCACACTCATACCACTATCCAGAAAAGCTCTAGAAGCAGCCCACAGAAGCCAAGAGGTACAGTATGACAGAAAGCAGTATCACTCCCATCACACATTTTTGTTGTCCATGACATACTTCTCTTTAAATCCATTTCTCAGCTCCGTAACCCAGTCTCACCCATCCGGTCTTTTCTCTGCCTTCCATCCAGCATTTCTAGCCTCATTGCTTATCTCTCCTCACTTGCAGTTTACTGAAGATTAAACCAAGTTAACAATAGCACCCCAAATTGTGGAGCAGATTAGAAACTCAAGGCCTCAAAGCCAGGGTGCTATAAAACCTAAGAGTCATTTCATGAGCAGAATTATTCACACTGAAGTAAAATCCAGGTCCTGGAGTTTATGGTTCTTCCCCACAACTGTCATGGACGTGTGGTTAATAAATTAACCATGCATACCAACCAAAGTCAATATTGTATAGACCACTGCTTCAGAGGAGTAACAGTGACTGAATCTCTGGAGATAGAAATTGTGTTTTTGTCTGAAAAGGAACAGTGTAACTCAATGAAAAACAGTGACAGCTTATTGTGGAAGCAGAGAAGCACTTTTTCAGGTATGAGGGCGCTGGGAAGAAGGCACATCTTTGGCAATAACAAGTTCCTAACATCATTGTTCTTCTGTGGGGCTTTCAGCATTGGCACTACTGTGGGAAGCTTCCACTATCATGTTCAAGCATGGAAAAGTCTCAATACTGCCTTCCTTGTTGGAGGACAGACAGATGTTAAGGAGTACAACTCTTTAGTTTCTTATGTGCCCTGTGTTGTATGAGACAGCATGATGTAACACTCTATGGATCTAGTAAAGTGTacaaaagttttcttttccaggtaagaaaatgtaaagatcctaatttctttcttgaaacattttattaaatcaTTTGAAATGCagatctcattttttttttcccatagcaATAATTACACTCTCACCCCACCTGCTTTTCCACAATCCTTTTCTTCATATTATTAGAGCAGATATAAAAACAGATGCAACAGCAGAAGCCTTACTGCAATTACATCATAAAATTTCCAAAGACTGttccaaagtattttttttccatgaaaatgctATATTAATGTTAAAAGAGTGAAAATGCTAATAAACTTACCTAAAGcttcccccccacccaccccaatAACTGACAGAGTATGTAGGTCAGTCTGGCAAGCAGGGAATGCTTTTACACCACGGATACCAATGGTTGTACTACCACTTACTCAGTACACACCAGTATTGAAAAACTCTACCATCTTTTACAAAATTGCTTTATTAACTAGAAAACACAAGAAGCTGTGCTACAGAGGTGGTTTGCAACAGAGTAAATGAGTGACCCATCTGGTAGCTTaactcatgaaaaaaaatagtgctttccatataaaatatgaagtaaaggcatttttaaagctGCATGACAGAACAACTCTCCGCCAAGTGGATACACAGACATACATAGAACTTGGTACCATAGAACAGAGAACATTAATTTGCTACAGAGAAGCAGTGGAATACAAGCTTGTAATAACAAGCTCAAACCAGAACATGAAACATTCCCCatgcaaatgtttattttagaaGGTAAAAGGAAGGCTATGCTCTATTTGTATGCTAAACACTATCAGGAGCAATAGCCACATAAGTGAACTGATACAAGATTTTGGATAACTGGCTTGTAAAGGCTTTGACATCTGCACAGGGAATGCATATCTGTGGGTTGCTCTGTCAATTTACCTCCAAATTACCCTCTTATGTAGTGTATTTTGGCTTTTAGGGTTGCAGTTTGGGCAAACACACAAAgcttaaaatgaaataagatATTTACTACCACATTAGCAAACTGTTCCACGTGAACCTGTACTTGtcagaagggaaaggagaaaggctTGAAGAACTGTACCTGGTAAGTTCTTATATTGAGCAACTATGAATGGGGGAGGCTGGAGATCGAGACACTGACCACTCACTCTCATACCTTCAGCTACTCGATGCTCTCACACAGCTTagggatttgttttttcttaccATTAAGGAAGGTTAGCACAATTAAAGCTCTACTGAAGGCATCGCATCTTCAGTAAACAAAGTCATAGCCTTCTTTTCACCAGGCTATGAACTACACCTGAAAAAACAAGAGTGTCAAAAACCACTCAGCTCACTAAGAATATTTACCCAAAGTGGAGAATTGGACGAAAATAATcagacagaagaaaaccaaGGTCAGCAAAACCAGCATCAAGTAGTCTGGAGTCACATCGCGATATAAGTGACTATGGAAGCTTCCGTTTTCTCCCAAACCCAACGGGCCCGATTTGCTGCTAGCGGTACACTCGAAAGCATTAATAGCAAACCGCATGGTTTGCACTAAAACCTCAGCTCGACCAAGATTGGGGTCCCAGCTTTTCtttccactgctgcagctggaactTTACAGAGAGCACCGAGCTCGGAGCCGACACCTTCCCCTCTCTGAGCGGGATAACCCCCTCCCGCAGGCAGCCCCGGGCTCTCCCAAACCCCTCTagcctgggagaggagcaggagcgcTCTCTGCCCACGGATCGCTACTAACCAGACACTCTGCTTCCGCGGGGTGGGGTGGGTTGGGCCGGGCCAGCTTGGGGTCCCCAGGAACGGGGCTCGCTTGGGCGCCGAAACCCAACTTTCAGCCCAGTTCTACAGCCGGCGGCTGCTGCCCGACAGGACCCGCCCCACGGAGGGAAGGACGGAGAGAGAGGGCGGCGCTGCTGCCCCGGCCGGCGCCGAGCTAGCGTAGGCCGAGCTGAGGGACGCGCCGCGCTCCCTGCACACGCTGCCCAGcgcgccgccggccccgctccctttgtatttttaaaccACGCTGCAGCCCCCGCGCTCCGCCCAATCAGAACAGCCTCGGCCCCCGCCGGCCAATGGCGAGGGCCCCCGCGGTTTTTTAAACCGTCCCTCTCCCCCAATCGCCGCCCAGCGCGCTCCGCCCAGCCCCGCCCCCCCGCTCTCCTCACCCCAACCGGTTCCAACGGGTATGAGCGACAACGACCCCCTCGCATTCGAGCTAGCCCGGGAGCAGCTCGGCCGTTGACGTCAGAGTGGCAGACGGCCAGTCCCGTCCGGCCTCTGCGCCAGGGGGCGGAGCTTCGGGCAGTTTGAACCGGCGCGGTAGCCAATGGGGCGAGGCGGGGGGCGGGTTCTCGGGAGCCGCGGGTCGGGTTGCTGTGGCGGGCAGCGCCGCGGAAAACAAGAGGCGGTAAGTGCGCGACCGGGCACCATTCGGCAGCAGCACctgagggagcagagccccGCGCCGCCCGCTCCGCTCAGCCAGGCAAGGCCCGCGCACCCGCGGAGCGTGAGCGCCCCGGAGGGACGGAGGGAGAGCGGGAAGGAGCGGACGCCAGCGGCGTTCCTGCGCCCAAAGGCAGCGAGGGGCTCCCGCGGCGAGCGGCACGCCCGGGACTGAGGGGAGGATTCCTGGCGGGCGGGTGGAGGCGggagggcggcggcggcggcggctccggccccggcggggagggctggggcacgggcggcggggccgggcgggctgCCCGCCGCAGCCGCCGCGGGGGGCGGGCAGAGGCGCTGGCGGCGGAAGGTGCCGCGACCCCGGCGGGGGGGCAcgggcagaggggctggggcgGGAAGGCGCCGGCGGGGGGAGAGGCGGGAACGGCCTGAGGCGCGGCCCCGCCTCACGCCCCCTCTCCACCCACTCCTCCCGCAGGGACCCGCCGCCGACCTCACCATGGGCAAAGGCGACCCCAATAAGCCGCGGGGCAAGATGTCCTCGTACGCCTACTTCGTGCAGACGTGCCGCGAGGAGCACAAGAAGAAGCACCCGGACTCGTCCGTCAACTTCGCCGAGTTCTCGCGGAAGTGCTCGGAGCGGTGGAAGGTGAGCGGGGCCTGGCCAAGCCGTGCTGAGCCCTCGCCGGTCCAGCCCCCGCCCCTGCTCCGGGCTGCTGGGAAAAGATCCCTGGTAGCAGCTGCTGCTTAGGCGTTAGTGGGTCAGTAGCTGCTTTATCTTATCCAGACTCTTCTTTCCCCTCCGTCTGTCCACAGACAATGTCAagcaaggaaaaaggaaagtttgAAGAAATGGCTAAAGGAGACAAAGCTCGTTACGACAGGGAGATGAAAAACTATGTTCCTCCCAAAGGtgagaagaagggaaagaaaaaggatcCCAACGCTCCTAAAAGACCACCGTGAGTGTTTCTATGACTCCTTCCTCCCACACAGAAAAAGGTATTTGTTAGTTCTAATAGCTTGATACTTACCTTTAATCACTGTCTCTCGATGTAGGTCTGcgttcttccttttctgttctgaaCACCGTCCGAAAATCAAAAATGATCACCCTGGCTTGTCCATTGGAGATACAGCAAAGAAATTAGGTGAAATGTGGTCTGAACAGTCGGCCAAAGATAAACAGCCATATGAACAGAAGGCTGCAAAACTAAAGGAGAAGTATGAAAAGGTACAGTAAAAGTAATAAAACAGTTGTGGAGTTCACTGTAAATATCTGACTTTGGGTGTCTTGCACCCCGTTTACATGGGGCTTATAATTCTTAGTGCTTATGTCAATCTCTGTCAGGCTTTAGAAGACATGGAAAGGTGTGGCAGGGCAGGTATCTGGAACCCTTACAGTGAACCTGGATGTGGGTTTTGCATGTCTAGAGATTGTACTCATAGGATGCCTTACTCCCAGAAAGCAGATCACCTgtttgctaaaataaaatagagtCAGACTCCAAAGCACAGTGGTCATAAAATTCTTAAAACTGTCTGCATTGCATGTTCTTTTGCTTAAACATTTAGGCATGGAAGTCCCAAGGTGGAAATTGTGCTTTTTTGCATGCACTGTATCTGATCTATGCAGTACAGTAGTATTGAAATACCAAAGCAGTACAAGTTAGTCTTCAGTGTTCAATTGCTAGCAACTTaacagcatttttcttgcagGATATTGCAGCATATCGTGCCAAGAGCAAGAGTGATGCAGGAAAAAAGGGCCCAGGTAGGCCTGCAGGATCTAAGAAGAAAGCAGAaccagaggaggaagaggaagaagaggaagaggaggaggaagaggaggaagaagatgaGGATGAAGAATAAATGAATGTCCTGCTGTAAAGATTTATGCTCAGAATCAAATATTTTGCTGAGAATGTGAACTCCAGTGCAGCTCATTGTTAGCTTCGGTATAAAAATCTGTACAGATTTGTGTATAAGTAATGTGGTTCTTTGTAGGGAGACTTCAATTTGTAATGTAAGCGGTAGCCAAGGGCTGCTACAGTTCggtttggaaaaaaacagttgTTGAATGTTTGTGCTGTTTCTGCATATTTAATGGTTTAATTGAAATTCAGTGACTGATAGCCAGGTGTTTCTTTTGAGCTAAGTAAAACAAAGGTAGCTTAATAGCTGATGTTATATTTTGTAGTATTTTGTTGCATTGTATTACTTTTTTCACAGTTTTGTAATAAAATGTTGTACATTATTCTTTTTGTATTCATGATGTTTCTGAGAGACTGGGCACCCCCAGAATGCTGGAATCCTGTGTGGGAATGTGCAGTGTTCTTGAGCTCTTGCTGTTACTGCAAAACTGGCAAGTCCCTTAGGTGTTGACTCCTGGAGCTTTTGCTGCCACTTAAATTCCTTTAACTGATTTCCTCTCTCACATCCACTACCATTAGTTAAAACTGATGCTTCCCTTGCGGTAGAGTTTGCCTGTGTTACCTggtgggtgaaaaaaaaaaatctcttaagtAGTCAAGTTCTTGGGAAATTACTCCTGGattatcttttttcccccagattgCTGAAACACAGGTCTTTGTTTTGGCATAGTAGCTGATAATGAGTGAATATTTGGAACTTTCTCTTCCAGAGCCCAGGGTCACTGGCCTTGGCTGTAAGACAGATGTGTGGTTAGAGGCATGCCTTCCCAGATGTTGCTactccttccctcttccccctgGCTCCAATATTAGTGGCTTCTCATAAAATACACAGGTCTCAGAACAGCATGAAAAATGTTGGAATGTTATCCCTGCACATGCCAATAGATTCCTGTAGAAAGAGAAGACATTTGTAAAGAACAAGTGCTCCTGGTGTATTCCTGTTCATGGTTGCAACAGTGTCAATAGTTACACTGTTTCCTGGCTTTCACTTTTAATTTAGTATGTATAAAGGCTTAAATCTAGATACCTAACAATATTTTCAACTGGGGAATTTGACATCCTACAGCTAAACTAAATTAGCTAAAGTTTAATTTGTTGAGCTAAATACCAGGAAATAACTTTTATTAGCCCTTGAAAGCCCAGCCCTGAAATGTGTAATGTCTAAAAAATTAAGTAATATAAAGGGCAGCCTTCCAAGATTGTTTAAAATGCCTCCCTATTGTCCATTAGCTCATGAAGTAAGTTTGTGTCCCATCATTGTAATATGTGCAAGATAAAAAGTGTTTTCAGGACTTTATTACAATAAATGTCACTTCCTAGGTCAAAGATAACAGCACCTTCTGAAACAAGAGGATTAAGAAAAACACTTTGTATATTCTTGTAAGCATGGAAATTAAGTAACTGTAAAGGTAATTCAAACATTTTTACACTGGAGCAAGTGTTGATTTTTTGAGAGCCTTAGAAACCCAGAGTTGCTTTTTCCTCCCCAGGGTGCCCCTGAGATACTTAAGTATCATCAGAAGGATTAGCTGCTGTTTTACATGTTGAACCTGCCGAGATAACTTGGCAAGGGTGAGATCAATGGCTCCATTTTCCTGGCTCAGATTTCATGAAGCCACAGACCTAAACTAGAAGTGAGAGGCAGTGGTTCTGTGCACAGCACCtcaagaacatatttttttgcTGTAGAATTTGCAGTCCTACAGCACCTGGTATCCTTAACTCAAAAATTCTTCCATCTAGAGGCAATTCCCTGTTATAGTGTGGACACACTGATCTTGTTACCACATCCTGTTCAGGCTTCCCTGTAGAAatgcaccatcaggttctctCACTTCTAACATTCTCTCCCTGGGCAGAGCAGTGATGCTTCATGAAGtttttctgaaaagattattaaaattttctgcAGTGGAGGGGTAAAGTTAGAGTAAATTGACTAATTCAATgatttgaattttttctttttttgaaacaaaatacaaCCCTTCAGGTGTCCTTACAAGTTGTACACCAAAAGCTCTGCATCAGGCTGATATATCAGCTGAGAATGATGCAATGACTAAAGATAATTAATACTTttgaaaaaaccaaacatgttTTGTCCTTTTGCTAAGAAGGATGCCCAATataaaagcaaactgaaaagaGTACATTAAAATTACTGCTTTCAAATTAAGTATGATGTGTCAGCTCAGGAGTTCAGGTAATGCCCATCCGTGAGCAGTTGCTGGAAAGGACTAATAAGGTATCAAAATGTAAGGGGAATGTTCAGTAAAGATAAAGCCACAGAAGAAAAGCTAAATTAGTTTTTCACGTCAGTGTTCAATATGGACAGACATATGAAATAACTTGCTGGAGGTGAACTGGGGGGGGctaaaaccaaaactaaaagGGATGCCCCAAATGGTTGCAGGCACTGGTGAGAACTCTCACATTGCACTAGATGTTCAACATAAATACATCCCAAACAGTAAAGCAGACCAAAAGACCATCAAAAATAAGTCTGAGGTGGATAAAGAGGAAGAATGAGAGAATAACAAATGTAGGAAAGCAGTTTTAAGAAATTTCAAGTTATTTCTAAACCAATAAGCCAAAAAAACCTGCTGCACATCAACATGCCAGACACAGCAACATGTGGCAAAGCCAAAGAGCATCACAGCAACATGAGAAAAACAGACTAATAACTTTCAAGCACAACTGTCGTGGCTGAACTCCAACCAGCAACCAAGCCCCACGCAGCCACTCGCTCCCCCAAAtggtgggatggggcagagaaTTGAAATGGTGAAAGTAAGTAAACTCATGCCTTGAGATGGAAGCAGCTTCATAATTGAAATAATGAATTATACTATAaaggaaaacaccaaaaagagaaataaagcaagtgatgcaaaaatgaaaaacaaccaaataatGTCCAGCCAGTTTCCAAAGAGTGTTCTCCAGCCAGCTTTCACCCTAGTTACATGCTGACTCCTATGGTGTCAAATATCCCTTCAGTCAGTGGTGGGGATCACCTGACCTAGCTGTGTCCACTTCCAGCTTCTTGtccacccccagcctcctcactgcCAGGGCAGCATGAGAAGCTGACAAGTCTTTGACTAAATGTAAACACTGCTCAGTGACAACTAAATCATCAGTGTGTTAGCAACATTTTCCTCCCCCTACATCCAGTACccagcactgtaccagctactaggaagaaaattaactcacCCAAGGCCAGTGCATCCACAGAGCCAAGATGGCTGCAAAACTGTCCTAGGGACAATGGATGCTCAAGATACAGTAGCAattcctaggaaaaaaaaaaaaaacttttttaacCTTGTAGAGGAGTTTCGGGCAGCTTTCATGACAaaattttttaatggaagagGCATGGTGAAGCATCTGTCTCAAATCCAAGTGTAAAAGAACTTGAAACAAAATGACAGGACAGATGGTATTCATCCAAGAGTTCTAAGGAAATTCAAGTGATGAAATGGCTGAACTTTGAACTgtactttatatttttttcacttaaaactGACTTAAGTGCTAGATGAAAGGAAGGTCACAAATTCAACACtaatttttagaaaacattCTGTGGAGATGCAGAGAGCTTCAGATCAGTAATGGCCACATGAAAGTTGGTAGgagccacagcacagctgagagTTGCTGGACAAATGACTAAATAGAACTTGTGATTCCACAATAGGATATCCTGCTCCATAGAGTGGTAAATATTCTTTGAAGGAACCTGAAAACCTTAAGGTAAAGGAGATCAGGTAGTTTATAGTTTTTGTCTACTTGAGCTTTTCTGGTCTACTTCTAATAAAAGAAACAAGTCACCATGGAAGATCTTGCATGAATAAGAGCTAACAGCGAAGATGTGCAAAGCCAGCCTGCAGCCTGAAGTGACAGGACAGTAAAACCAGCAGATGAAATATGGTGTTAGTAAAAATTGTATTAGATATTAGTATGTTCTCCCCTATCACATGTGAAGGGGAAAAAGCAGGCCAAACATTCAAGTTATGGGTAATATGAGGTAATATTACATTAGTCTGGAGGAGatacagagctgggagctgtaACAGACAATTTGGTGAAGACATAATGAATGCTTGCTAGAAAAGCATGTTAGGCATTATCAGGTAAAAGAAAGAGttacaaacaaaacacataTTCAGTATTGTCTTATTTTCCTAGAGGAAtataagatttcttttttcttaggTCATTGAAGATCAAGGCCTATTTAAAAGCTGGCCTTGTTTTTCCAAAGCTAAACCTGTGGTCTGGAAAATTGTAAATATGCATGTatatgtgtgtgagtgtgtgtttgcgtgtgtgtgtgtcttgatTAGAACAGCACAGACCTGGGAACTGACTTCAGATAGGCATTAAGACTCCTAGAACACTAATGAAGCTGGAAATGtttgtggagagaaaaatcagaaaagaaatgaaatggtTTTACCTTTGATTAGCCAATGATGTATTAACTTTTTCCTAATGTTGTGTCATAGGCATCTGGTCTATAAAAAGGGTACTTAATCTAGTACATATTGTTCAGTGACAGATTATTTGCTGTGGTGGTGACGGTTGCAGATCCCACTTCACTTACCTTAgcatagatttatttttctgtttgttttctcattttggcTTCTATTTCTTTACACATCCTGAAATATCTAAGTGTTTGGCCAGCAAGCTCTGCATTTCCAAAAATTACTGGGCCTTTTGTATGAGCTGCATCACAACCCATCTGCTTTTCCATGATCCTATTTGAATCCAGCATCAAGAATCCCCTAACAGAGCCCAGATGTTGAGCTCACTGCTGTATTCCCCAATGCACAAGGCCCTCCAGGGATGCATTACGTCTCCTAACTGTGCAGTAACATAAGATTCAGATCTACCTGATAAAAAAGATGACTCCCCACACAAATTCCTCAAATTACTTAATTGTCACAGGGCAGCACCAATTAGTAAGCAAACCTGTACATTGCTCTGGTTATCCTGACATCCTGAAATCAACTATCTCCTTCAGCCTCAGTGTTGGAGAGGTTCATGATGGAGGACTGAATATGAAGTCAACCACCAGAAAAAATCTTTATAACTAGCAGATTCAGTGTTCCACCTGTAAGTTGTAGGAAAAGCTACTGTCAGTATTTCCTAGCCCTAATATAATACCTAAAGGTAAAGTTTGTACCCATAAATCATTTCTTCAGCAAAGCTGGAGGGATGATGTTTGCATGGACAAGAACACAACATTCTTAAAGGCCCTTTGGAAAATGAGTGGTTGATGATATTGTCAGTGCTGCTACCTTGAAACCAGCTCCCGGCTGGCTGAACTCTGCACTGACCTAGCACTGACTACTCCTTCAGGAATTAAGACCTTTAACAAGACTTCATAATTCACCTATATGTCACTGATTTGTCACAGAGGAGTGCACTGCAGAGCCAGCATGCCTCTTCAGACAACCTCAAAATTTTTT includes the following:
- the HMGB2 gene encoding high mobility group protein B2 isoform X1, which codes for MGRGGGRVLGSRGSGCCGGQRRGKQEAGPAADLTMGKGDPNKPRGKMSSYAYFVQTCREEHKKKHPDSSVNFAEFSRKCSERWKTMSSKEKGKFEEMAKGDKARYDREMKNYVPPKGEKKGKKKDPNAPKRPPSAFFLFCSEHRPKIKNDHPGLSIGDTAKKLGEMWSEQSAKDKQPYEQKAAKLKEKYEKDIAAYRAKSKSDAGKKGPGRPAGSKKKAEPEEEEEEEEEEEEEEEEDEDEE
- the HMGB2 gene encoding high mobility group protein B2 isoform X2, with protein sequence MGKGDPNKPRGKMSSYAYFVQTCREEHKKKHPDSSVNFAEFSRKCSERWKTMSSKEKGKFEEMAKGDKARYDREMKNYVPPKGEKKGKKKDPNAPKRPPSAFFLFCSEHRPKIKNDHPGLSIGDTAKKLGEMWSEQSAKDKQPYEQKAAKLKEKYEKDIAAYRAKSKSDAGKKGPGRPAGSKKKAEPEEEEEEEEEEEEEEEEDEDEE